The Aquicella siphonis DNA segment GTTAGTATCCGCTATTCCTTTCAAAAACTGATTACTTATAAAGAGACATAAAATGAGCACAGCCAGAATTGTAGTGAAATTGAAAAAAGATGCCTCGCACGATAAAAAGAAACCTCACGCCTTTTTACCTGATGACAAGGATTTGTTAACCATCCATAAATCTGATCATCAGGAACAAGATTTGATTGCCCAAGGTTATTATCACCCCAACGCGTATCAGCCCAGCCTGCAAACATCGCTGGATGATCTGAATCAGCGGCTGTCATCTTCGCTCCCGGTCCGCGCCGCCTCTTTGCCTGACGCATCACAGCCCGAGCAGTCAGAAAAAGCCTCCATCAGAATGAGTAAATAACCAGCTAACAGAAACCCTCAAGCTTCACAGAGGGTTTCTGTTTCTATTCCTGGCACAGTCTATGGATTTCCCAACGGCTTGAAAGCCTGGATGCCGGTTTGGGCGCGCCCCAAAATCAGCGCGTGAATGTCCGCTGTTCCTTCGTAAGTCTTGACCGTTTCCAGATTTAACATGTGCCGTATGACCTGAAAGTCTTCCGTGATCCCGTTACCGCCATGCATGTCTCGTGATTCACGCGCCACATCCAGTGCGGTCAGGGTGGAAAATCGTTTCATCATGGAAATCATGGGTGATTCCACTCGACCCTCGTCTTTCAGGCGGCCCAAACGCAAACAGCCTTGCAATCCCAGCGTAATATTGGTTTGCATGACAGCCAGCTTGTGCTGTATCAACTGATTGGCTGCGAGAGGGTGGCCAAACTGCTTGCGGTCCAGCACATATTGCCGCGCGGCATGCCAGCAAAATTCCGCCGCACCCAACGCGCCCCATGCGATTCCATAGCGCGCATTGTCCAGACAGCCCAATGGCCCGGATAAACCGTCCGCCCTGGGAAGTTCGTTCTCAGCGGGCACAAAAACATCATCCATCAGAATTTCTCCGGTAATGGATGCGCGCAGGCTTAGTTTTCCATGCATGACCGGCGCGGACAATCCCTTCATGTCTTTTTCCAGGATATATCCGCGTATTCTGCCCTGGTCATTACGTGCCCATACGATAAACACATCCGCGACAGGGGAATTCGTGATCCACATCTTGCTGCCTTTGAGCACAAATCCGCCGGGCACGGTTTTTGCGCGAGTATCCATGCCGCCAGGATCCGAACCATGATTGGGTTCTGTCAGGCCAAAACAGCCTGTCCATTCACCTTTCGCCATTTTTGGCAGAAACTTCTGTTTCTGTTCTTCGCTGCCATAAGCATAAATAGCATGCATGCTTAAGCTGGACTGAACACTCGCGCACGAGCGGTAACCTGAATCCACTCTTTCCAGTTCACGCATAATCAGGCCATAAGAAACATAATTGACGCCGGCGCAGCCATAGCCCTGTATCGTCGCGCCCAGCAACCCGGCTTCACCCATTTCCCGCATGATAGAGGGATCGGTGTTTTCCTCCCGAAACGCTTCAATCACCCGCGGCTGTAATTTCTCCTGGGCGAACGCGCGCACGGAATCGCGTATCATGCGTTCTTCTTCGGTGAGCTGATCATCCAAAAAAAGCGGGTCGTCCCAGCGGTATGACGATTCTTTCGCTTTAGCCATGGTATCTCCTTTTATCATTTTTCGACTTTGACAGCTTGATAATTTTATTCTGTCCCCTGCGCCAGGCAGGGGATGCCGCCCATGATTCTGCCCTAGTTATCAGGGTATTGCCATCTCCGGCTTGATGAAAAATGCAAATAGCCCTACTCCGGAAAGAGTGGTTTGTTTTGATCATTTATTTTCATCATCTGAATAAATTAATTCATTATTTTA contains these protein-coding regions:
- a CDS encoding acyl-CoA dehydrogenase, producing the protein MAKAKESSYRWDDPLFLDDQLTEEERMIRDSVRAFAQEKLQPRVIEAFREENTDPSIMREMGEAGLLGATIQGYGCAGVNYVSYGLIMRELERVDSGYRSCASVQSSLSMHAIYAYGSEEQKQKFLPKMAKGEWTGCFGLTEPNHGSDPGGMDTRAKTVPGGFVLKGSKMWITNSPVADVFIVWARNDQGRIRGYILEKDMKGLSAPVMHGKLSLRASITGEILMDDVFVPAENELPRADGLSGPLGCLDNARYGIAWGALGAAEFCWHAARQYVLDRKQFGHPLAANQLIQHKLAVMQTNITLGLQGCLRLGRLKDEGRVESPMISMMKRFSTLTALDVARESRDMHGGNGITEDFQVIRHMLNLETVKTYEGTADIHALILGRAQTGIQAFKPLGNP